TTTAATTTGATTTCTGAGCCATACACATTAGAATAAGACAATTCTACTTTTTGACATTTAAATGATTAATATCTTTCTTTTACAAATCTCTTCTGATAAAAAAAAGTTACAATAGTAAACCCGTATTGCCGCGTTTTGAAAGATATATCACTGAAGTATATCACTCTAGGTTTTAGGGTACAGGTCAGTCTACTGTCTAGGTTGTGGGGTACAGGTCAGTCTTCAGTCTAGGTTTTAGGGTACAGGTCAGTCTACTGTCTAGGTTGTGGGGTACAGGTCAGTCTTCAGTCTAGGTTTTAGGGTACAGGCCAGTCTTCTGTCTAGGTTGTGGGGTACAGGCCAGTCTTCTGTCTAGGTTGTGGGGTACAGGCCAGTCTTCTGTCTAGGTTTTGGGGTACAGGTCAGTCTACTATCTAGGTTTTGGGGTAAAGATCAGTCTACTGTCTAGGTTTTGGGGTACAGATCAGTCTACTGTCTAGGTTTTGGGGTACAGATCAGTCTACTGTCTAGGTTTTGGGGTACAGGTCAGTCTACTGTCTAGGTTTTGGGGTACAGGTCAGTCTTCAGCCTAGGTGTTGGGGTACAGGTCAGTCTACTGTCTAGGTTTTGGGGTACAGGTCAGTCTACTGTCTAGGTTGTGGGGTACAGGTCAGTCTACTGTCTAGGTTTTGGGGTACAGGCCAGTCTACTGTCTAGGTTTTGGGGTACAGGCCAGTCTACTGTCTAGGTTTTGGGGTACAGGCCAGTCTTCATTCTAGGTTTTGGGGTACAGGCCAGTCTTCATTCTAGGATTCGGGGTACAGGTCAGTCTACTGTCTAGGTTTTGGGGTACAGGCAAGTCTTCTGTCTAGGTTTTAGGGTACAGGCCAGTCTTTTGTCTAGGTTGTGGGTTACAGGCCAGTCTTCAGTCTAGGTTTTGGGGTACAGGCCAGTCTTCTGTCTAGGTTTTGGGGTACAGGCCAGTCTTCATTCTAGGTTTTGGGGTACAGGCAAGTCTTCTGTCTAGGTTTTAGGGTACAGGCCAGTCTACTGTCTAGGATGTGGGGTACAGGCCAGTCTTCAGCCTAGGTTTTGGGGTACAGGCCAGTCTTCAGCCTAGGTTTTGGGGTACAGGCCAGTCTTCTGCACTCCAAATGCGGTGATGAAGATGTTGATGATGGCGGTGATGAAGACGAGGCCGGTGGCCACGTTGTTCATGATGTCCAGCTTCCTCTGGTTGGCCACGTTGTTCAGGTCCTTACGTGCTGGAACACACAGAGACCAACAGTGTTGTAACTGAGGCGAGACCCGATGCCATACAGTAGTGGTGTGTGGGTAATATCACAGAGGAAGCCGGTAAACAAGACATATTATAACCTGTTGTGACGTTGTGTTGTTTGCTCTGTAACCCATTCGTTCATACGCCACCGTGATGTGCAATAATATACAACAACACAAACAGTCACACAGTGGTGGAATAAATTCAACTACACATACGTTtatttcatcacaaaaccggagagaaaCATCTGTCAGGTGACGTCCACAAAGCATATATTACATGTAACAAACAGTCGTATGACCTGCAGCGTGgtcaagcaagttcatgttttACAGTTTACTAAACAACTACTGGTTTAGAACTACAGAGTTACCTCCAGTCAGCTACCGACAACTGGTTTAGAACTACAGAGTTACATCAAGTCAGCTACAGACAACTGGTTTAGAACTACAGACAACTGGTTTAGAACTACAGAGTTACCTCCAGTCAGCTACAGACAACTGGTTTAGAACTACAGACAACTGGTTTAGAACTACAGTGTTACATCAAGTCAGCTACAGACAACTGGTTTAGAACTACAGACAACTGGTTTAGAACTACAGTGTTACCTCCAGTCAGCTACCGACAACTGGTTTAGAACTACAGAGTTACCTCCAGTCAGCTACAGACAACTGGTTTAGAACTACAGAGTTACCTCCAGTCAGCTACAGACAACTGGTTTAGAACTACAGAGTTACATCCAGTCAGATACAGACAACTGGTTTAGAACTACAGTGTTACCTCCAGTCAGCTACAGACAACTGGTTTAGAACTACAGAGTTACCTCCAGTCAGCTACAGACAACTGGTTTAGAACTACAGAGTTACCTCCAGTCAGCTACAGACAACTGGTTTAGAACTACAGAGTTACCTCCAGTCAGCTACAGACAACTGATTTAGAACTACTGAGTTACCTCCAGTCAGCTACAGACTACTGATTTAGAACTACAGACAACTGGTTTAGAACTACAGACAACTGGTTTAGAACTACAGAGTTACCTCCAGTCAGCTACAGACTACTGATTTAGAACTACAGACAACTGGTTTAGAACTACAGACAACTGGTTTAGAACTACAGAGTTACCTCCAGTCAGCTACAGACTACTGATTTAGAACTACAGAGTTACCTCCAGTCAGCTACAGACAACTGGTtcagaactacagagttacatCCAGTCAGCTACAGACAACTGATTTAGAACTACAGAGTTACATCCAGTCAGCTACAGACAACTGATTTAGAACTACAGAGTTACATCCAGTCAGATACAGACAACTGGTTTAGAACTACAGTGTTACCTCCAGTCAGCTACAGACAACTGGTTTAGAACTACAGAGTTACCTCCAGTCAGCTACAGACAACTGGTTTAGAACTACAGAGTTACCTCCAGTCAGCTACAGACAACTGGTTTAGAACTACAGAGTTACCTCCAGTCAGCTACAGACAACTGGTTTAGAACTACAGAGTTACCTCCAGTCAGCTACAGACAACTGGTTTAGAACTACAGAGTTACCTCCAGTCAGCTACAGACAACTGATTTAGAACTACTGAGTTACCTCCAGTCAGCTACAGACTACTGATTTAGAACTACAGACAACTGGTTTAGAACTACAGACAACTGGTTTAGAACTACAGAGTTACCTCCAGTCAGCTACAGACTACTGATTTAGAACTACAGACAACTGGTTTAGAACTACAGACAACTGGTTTAGAACTACAGAGTTACCTCCAGTCAGCTACAGACTACTGATTTAGAACTACAGAGTTACCTCCAGTCAGCTACAGACAACTGGTtcagaactacagagttacatCCAGTCAGCTACAGACAACTGATTTAGAACTACAGAGTTACATCCAGTCAGCTACAGACAACTGATTTAGAACTACAGAGTTACATCCAGTCAGATACAGACAACTGGTTTAGAACTACAGTGTTACCTCCAGTCAGCTACAGACAACTGGTTTAGAACTACAGAGTTACCTCCAGTCAGCTACAGACAACTGGTTTAGAACTACAGAGTTACCTCCAGTCAGCTACAGACAACTGGTTTAGAACTACAGAGTTACCTCCAGTCAGCTACAGACAACTGATTTAGAACTACTGAGTTACCTCCAGTCAGCTACAGACTACTGATTTAGAACTACAGACAACTGGTTTAGAACTACAGACAACTGGTTTAGAACTACAGAGTTACCTCCAGTCAGCTACAGACTACTGATTTAGAACTACAGACAACTGGTTTAGAACTACAGACAACTGGTTTAGAACTACAGAGTTACCTCCAGTCAGCTACAGACTACTGATTTAGAACTACAGAGTTACCTCCAGTCAGCTACAGACAACTGGTtcagaactacagagttacatCCAGTCAGCTACAGACAACTGATTTAGAACTACAGAGTTACATCCAGTCAGCTACAGACAACTGATTTAGAACTACAGAGTTACATCCAGTCAGATACAGACAACTGATTTAGAACTACAGACAACTGGTTTAGAACTACAGACAACTGGTTTAGAACTACAGACAACTGGTTTAGAACTACAGAGTTACCTCCAGTCAGCTACAGACAACTGATTTAGAACTACAGACAACTGGTTTAGAACTACAGACAACTGGTTTAGAACTACAGAGTTACCTCCAGTCAGCTACAGACAACTGGTTTAGAACTACAGAGTTACCTCCAGTCAGCTACAGACAACTGATTTAGAACTACAGAGTTACATCCAGTCAGCTACAGACAACTGATTTAGAACTACAGAGTTACCTCCAGTCAGCTACAGACAACTGATTTAGAACTACAGACAACTGGTTTAGAACTACAGACAACTGGTTTAGAACTACAGAGTTACCTCCAGTCAGATACAGACAACTGATTTAGAACTACAGAGTTACATCAAGTCAGCTACAGACAACTGGTTTAGAACTACAGTGTTACATCAAGTCAGCTACAGACAACTGGTTTAGAACTACAGAGTTACCTCCAGTCAGCTACAGACAACTGATTTAGAACTACAGACAACTGGTTTAGAACTACAGACAACTGGTTTAGAACTACAGACAACTGATTTAGAACTACAGAGTTACATCCAGTCAGCTACAGACAACTGATTTAGAACTACAGACAACTGGTTTAGAACTACAGAGTTACCTCCAGTCAGCTACAGACAACTGGTTTAGAACTACAGAGTTACCTCCAGACAGCTATCGACAACTGGTTTAGAACTACAGAGTTACCTCCAGTCAGCTACAGACAACTGGTTTAGAACTACAGAGTTACATCCAGTCAGATACAGACAACTGGTTTAGAACTACAGTGTTACCTCCAGTCAGCTACAGACAATTGATTTAGAACTACAGAGTTACATCAAGTCAGCTACAGACAACTGGTTTAGAACTACAGAGTTACCTCCAGTCAGCTACAGACAACTGGAGCCCTGCCTCTGCTATTCCAGCTACATTTGaacttaaacatttaaacatcatcaaatcaacaataacaatatatgcttagtttaatacacaaacttaaagataccaaaaacgatttagtccaatcaatgtagctaaatatcatgtggctgtccatggttactgatgtgcgtgcgtgcgtgtgtgtgtgtgtgtgtgtgcgtgtgcgtgtgcgtgtgcgtgtgtgtgtgtgtgtgtgtgtgccctagtTGAATACCTATGCCTTCCTCTTCCATGTTGGCTAAACGGTCCATGGCTCTGTACACTTTTAGTTTTAGTTTTCACAGGCTAACTAGCTAAAATGCTTGCCAGCCTAACTTCCTCACATGGGCTAGTtatgaaccagctaagttagctagctagttatgaaccagctaagttagctagctagttatgaaccagctaagttagctagctagttatgaaccagctaagttagctagctagttatgaaccagctaagttagctagctagttatgaaccagctaagttagctagctagttatgaaccagctaagttagctagctagtcatgaaccagctaagttagctagctagtcatgaaccagctaagttagctagctagttatgaaccagctaagttagctagctagttatgaaccagctaagttagctagctagtcatgaaccagctaagttagctagctagttatgaaccagctaagttagctagctagtcatgaaccagctaagttagctagctagttatgaaccagctaagttagctagctaggtatgaaccagctaagttagctagctagttatgaaccagctaagttagctagctagtcatgaaccagctaagttagctaacTAGTcatgaaccagctaagttagctagctagttatgaaccagctaagttagctagctagttatgaaccagctaagttagctagctagttatgaaccagctaagttagctagctagtcatgaaccagctaagttagctagctagttatgaaccagctaagttagctagctagttatgaaccagctaagttagctagctagttatgaaccagctaagttagctagctagtcatgaaccagctaagttagctagctagttatgaaccagctaagttagctagctagttatgaaccagctaagttagctagctagttatgaaccagctaagttagctagctagttatgaaccagctaagttagctagctagttatgaaccagctaagttagctagctagttatgaaCCAGCTAAATTAGCTAGTTAACGTGATTCTACTAGACTACATCCAGGCAACATATTGAACTTCAATCGTCTCCAGCcagtggcagcagctactcttcatggggtccGGATATATGCATGTATGGTTTGATCAGAATTGCAATCAGAATCATTGGCCTGTACAGGGAATTAAGTCAAAACCAGaagtccaaatccccatctccatctatGGGTTAGGAAAGTGATGATTTAGCAGCTAGCCagtgcaggacatcaacacaaacagaccagaaacagacacgTTTTTCTGACAATGATGACATTTTGCATAGGATGTgatttgattggtgtgaagccaaatccaaactgtcCTCCCGTGGGGGGAGTTTTGCTGTGCCAGGACAATACATTGTTTAGCTCATCTCAAcgctgaggtcattaaagatcccatgacacttatcgtaagagtaggggtgttaaccccagtgtcctggctaaattcccaatctgaccctcaaaccatcacggtcacctaataatccacagtttacaattggctcattcattcccctcctctcccctgtaactattccccaggtcgttgctgcaaatgagaacgtgttctcagtcaacttacctggtaaaataacagatacatttttaaaaaataaaacgcTGATTggcaaattatttattttcttttttttaatcaatggAGGCGAAACGGTTGATGGCATCAATCAATGAAACGCTACAGTGGCAACATGTTATAATGTTTatttccagacagcatcagatacatgggctacacacactgagacagaggggcgctgtttccctcgATCGGATCATTTCTCTGCTGAGATTCAGACACTTGAGAATTGACGGAGAAGTATGAAAACACAGGTCAAATATTTGGGGAAGCCTGTTGGTCAAATACTTGGGGAAGCCTGTTGGTCAAATATTTGGGGAAGCCTGTCTTCCCTTGGTCTACATAAATCCACTCCACTGATGCTACACGCGGTTTATAACTTCAGGGACTAAGATGATTGTTTAAAGGTCAGTAATGAACAGTTTACAACACATTGGTTTAAATTGTGAAATGGACTGTGTGCTTCTGTTGCCCCTCGCATGGACCTCTTACAGGCTTTTTTACTGTAATGACACTTGACAAGTCCAGACTCACCCATGGCGACAAACAGCACCCCAGCCAGCACCTGGAAGAGCAGCGACGACCCGATGAGGACCAGGACGGTGACGTAGTACCTGTAATGACGTATCATCTCTTAGACTCATCCTGCCTGGTGGCCAAAACTAGACGACTACAATGGAAATACAGTGAGTCAGGAAtctttattgtattatgtattatttTACACACACAAATATCCACTTGTGTATtaaatgatcaaatcaaatcaaatgtaatcagAATACCTGAAGTCTGGCCCCTGCTCCAGGACGGCCTTCAGCTGGGCAGCGTTGGCCATCAGCAGGGCCACGTCTAACATGCTCCCTGCCACCGTCTTCTTAGTGGCATAGTGGTTCATATTCAGACTGGTGTTaccaccctgagagagagagagtgagagagggagagagagacagagacagagagagagacagagagagagagagagagagacagagagagagagagagagagagagagagagagagagagagagagagagagagagagagagacagagagagagagagagagacagagagagagagagagagagagagagagagagagagagagagggagagagagggagagggagacatatGAGTAAGGCCATGTCTAAcattctctctgctctggtcttcTTAGTGGCATAGTGTTCCAGGTTGAGACTAGAccctgaggaagagagagagagagggatgggtaaGTTAAATCCTATACCCACTAGTTGTTTCTCACCTTTATACAGTAGATGGAAGCAAATACAATCTGTAATCTGAACCCTCGTCAATTCTCCTAACGCACCAATAGATGGCAGCACAGTATCCAGAATACAATGTAGGAAACAGTGTTGAGGGGAGGGGACTATACGGTAGCACAATCCAGGTGtttaaagctcttagagacttacccagaaagactcacatctgtaatcgctgccaaaagtgcttctacaaagtattgactcaggggtctgaatacctatgtaaaatagatatttctgtatttaatttctcTGTGTATGTTACAGTGTGTCCATCATGGTGTACGTgctgtgggtgtgttagagtgtgtctaTCGTGGTGTACGTgctgtgggtgtgttagagtgtgtctaTCATGGTGtacgtgttgtgtgtgtgtgtgtgttgtgtgtgttagagtggctACATCTtgggctcccgggtggcgcagcggtctaaggcactcagtgctagaggcgtcactacagatcctggttggattccaggctgtatcacaactggccgtgattgggagtcccataatagggcggcgcacaattggcccagcgtcgtccgggtttgggtttggtaagctgtcattggcccagcgtcgtccgggtttgggtttggtaagcagtcattggcccagcgtcgtccgggtttgggtttggtaggcagtcattggcccagcgttgtccgggtttgggtttggtaggcagtcattggcccagcgtcgtccgggtttgggtttggtaggcagtcattggcccagcgtcgtccgggtttgggtttggtaggcagtcattggcccagcgttgtccgggtttgggtttggtaggcagtcattggcccagcgtcgtccgggtttgggtttggtaggcagtcattggcccagcgtcgtccgggtttgggtttggtaggcagtcattggcccagcgttgtccgggtttgggtttggtaggcagtcattggcccagcatcgtccgggtttgggtttggtaggcagtcattggcccagcgtcgtccgggtttgggtttggtaggcagtcattggcccagcatcgtccgggtttgggtttggtaggcagtcattggcccagcgtcgtccgggtttgggtttggtaggcagtcattggcccagcgttgtccgggtttgggtttggtaggcagtcattggcccagcgtcgtccgggtttgggtttggtaggcagtcattggcccagcgtcgtccgggtttgggtttggtaggcagtcattggcccagcgttgtccgggtttgggtttggtaggcagtcattggcccagcgtcgtccgggtttgggtttggtaggcagtcattggcccagcgtcgtccgggtttgggtttggtaggcagtcattggcccagcgttgtccgggtttgggtttggtaggcagtcattggcccagcatcgtccgggtttgggtttggtaggcagtcattggcccagcgttgtccgggtttgggtttggtaggcagtcattggcccagcatcgtccgggtttgggtttggtaggcagtcattggcccagcgtcgtccgggtttgggtttggtaggcagtcattggcccagcgttgtccgggtttgggtttggtaggcagtcattggcccagcgttgtccgggtttgggtttggtaggcagtcattggcccagcgtcgtccgggtttgggtttggtaggcagtcattggcccagcgtcgtccgggtttgggtttggtaggcagtcattggcccagcgtcgtccgggtttgggtttggtaggcagtcattggcccagcatcgtccgggtttgggtttggtaggcagtcattggcccagcgttgtccgggtttgggtttggtaggcagtcattggcccagcgttgtccgggtttgggtttggtaggcagtcattggcccagcgtcgtccgggtttgggtttggtaggcagtcattggcccagcgtcgtccgggtttgggtttggtaggcagtcattggcccagcgttgtccgggtttgggtttggtaggcagtcattggcccagcatcgtccgggtttgggtttggtaggcagtcattggcccagcgttgtccgggtttgggtttggtaggcagtcattggcccagcatcgtccgggtttgggtttggtaggcagtcattggcccagcgtcgtccgggtttgggtttggtaggcagtcattggcccagcgttgtccgggtttgggtttggtaggcagtcattggcccagcgttgtccgggtttgggtttggtaggcagtcattggcccagcgtcgtccgggtttgggtttggtaggcagtcattggcccagcgttgtccgggtttgggtttggtaggcagtcattggcccagcgttgtccgggtttgggtttggtaggcagtcattggcccagcgtcgtccgggtttgggtttggtaggcagtcattggcccagcgttgtccgggtttgggtttggtaggcagtcattggcccagcgtcgtccgggtttgggtttggtaggcagtcattggcccagcatcgtccgggtttgggtttggtaggcagtcattggcccagcgttgtccgggtttgggtttggtaggcagtcattggcccagcgttgtccgggtttgggtttggtaggcagtcattggcccagcgtcgtccgggtttgggtttggtaggcagtcattggcccagcgtcgtccgggtttgggtttggtaggcagtcattggcccagcgttgtccgggtttgggtttggtaggcagtcattggcccagcatcgtccgggtttgggtttggtaggcagtcattggcccagcgttgtccgggtttgggtttggtaggcagtcattggcccagcatcgtccgggtttgggtttggtaggcagtcattggcccagcgtcgtccgggtttgggtttggtaggcagtcattggcccagcgttgtccgggtttgggtttggtaggcagtcattggcccagcgttgtccgggtttgggtttggtaggcagtcattggcccagcgtcgtccgggtttgggtttggtaggcagtcattggcccagcgttgtccgggtttgggtttggtaggcagtcattggcccagcgtcgtccgggtttgggtttggtaggcagtcattggcccagcgtcgtccgggtttgggtttggtaggcagtcattggcccagcgttgtccgggtttgggtttggtaggcagtcattggcccagcatcgtccgggtttgggtttggtaggcagtcattggcccagcgttgtccgggtttgggtttggtaggcagtcattggcccagcgttgtccgggtttgggtttggtaggcagtcattggcccagcgtcgtccgggtttgggtttggtaggcagtcattggcccagcgttgtccgggtttgggtttggtaggcagtcattggcccag
This Oncorhynchus clarkii lewisi isolate Uvic-CL-2024 chromosome 21, UVic_Ocla_1.0, whole genome shotgun sequence DNA region includes the following protein-coding sequences:
- the LOC139379290 gene encoding ninjurin-2-like, with the protein product MMSTTRGRAERQGGNTSLNMNHYATKKTVAGSMLDVALLMANAAQLKAVLEQGPDFRYYVTVLVLIGSSLLFQVLAGVLFVAMARKDLNNVANQRKLDIMNNVATGLVFITAIINIFITAFGVQKTGLYPKT